In the genome of Manis javanica isolate MJ-LG chromosome 17, MJ_LKY, whole genome shotgun sequence, one region contains:
- the KIFC3 gene encoding kinesin-like protein KIFC3 isoform X4: MVPSRRTWNLGATPSLCSLWRVGRAGEPAQGMARPAPASPATRPFPHTGPGRLRTGRGKDIPASGDEDASTRSAARPALAQCRALSVDWAGPGSPHRLYVTVQVENLKEKLISQAQEASRLRSELGGTDLEKHWDLLMVENERLRQEMRRCEAELQELRTKPAAPCAGCEHSQESAQLRDKLSQLQLEVVENKGMLSELNLEVQQKTDRLAEVELRLKDCLAEKAQEEERLSRRLRDSHETIASLRAQSPPVKYVIKTVEVESSKTKQALSDSQARNQHLQEQVAMQRQVLKEMEQQLQSSHQLTARLRAQIAMYEAELERAHGQMLEEMQSLEEDKNRAIEEAFARAQVEMKAVHENLAGVRTNLLTLQPALRTLTNDYNGLKRQVRGFPLLLQEALRGVKAEIGQAIEEVNSNNQELLRKYRRELQLRKKCHNELVRLKGNIRVIARVRPVTREDREGPEATNAVTFDPDDDSIIHLLHKGKPVSFELDKVFSPRASQLDVFQEVQALITSCIDGFNVCIFAYGQTGAGKTYTMEGTPENPGINQRALQLLFSEVQEKASDWKYTITVSAAEIYNEVLRDLLGQEPQEKLEIRLCPDGSGQLYVPGLTEFQVQGVDDINKVFEFSHTNRTTEFTNLNEHSSRSHALLIVTVRGVDCSTGLRTAGKLNLVDLAGSERVGKSGAEGSRLREAQHINKSLSALGDVIAALRSRQGHVPFRNSKLTYLLQDSLSGDSKTLMVVQVSPVEKNTSETLYSLKFAERVRSVELGPGSRRAELGSWSSQEHLEWEPVCQTLQPAARAHSAPGSGTASRPGSIRRKLQPSGKSRPVPV; this comes from the exons ATGGTCCCGTCGCGCAGGACGTGGAACCTGGGAGCCACGCCCTCGCTGTGCAGCCTGTGGAGAGTGGGCCGGGCCGGGGAGCCCGCGCAGGGGATGGCTCGCCCCGCCCCAGCCAGCCCTGCCACCCGCCCTTTCCCACACACCGGCCCGGGGAGGTTGAGAACTG GGCGTGGAAAAGACATCCCAGCCAGCGGTGACGAGGACGCCAGCACCCGAAGTGCAGCTCGCCCGGCCCTGGCTCAGTGCCGAGCCCTCAGCGTGGACTGGGCTGGCCCCGGGAGTCCCCACAGGCTCTACGTGACCGTGCAG GtggaaaacctgaaggagaagCTCATTAGCCAGGCCCAGGAAGCAAGCCGTCTTCGATCAGAGCTG GGGGGCACCGACTTGGAGAAGCACTGGGACCTGCTGATGGTGGAGAATGAGCGGCTGAGGCAGGAGATGCGGCGCTGCGAGGCTGAGCTGCAGGAGCTGCGCACCAAGCCAGCTGCCCCCTGTGCGGGCTGTGAGCACAGCCAG GAGAGCGCCCAGCTCCGGGACAAGCTGTCACAGCTGCAGCTGGAGGTGGTGGAGAACAAAGGCATGCTGTCAGAGCTGAACCTGGAGGTGCAACAGAAGACCGACCGGCTGGCCGAGGTGGAGCTGCGCCTCAAGGACTGCCTGGCCGAGAAGGCGCAGGAGGAGGAGCGGCTCAGCCGGCGCCTGCGGGACAGCCACGAGACCATCGCCAGCCTGCGGGCCCAGTCGCCGCCCGTGAAG TATGTCATCAAGACCGTGGAGGTGGAGTCGTCTAAGACCAAGCAGGCCCTCAGTGACTCCCAGGCCCGGAACCAGCACCTGCAGGAGCAGGTGGCCATGCAGAGGCAGGTGCTGAAGGAGATGGAGCAACAGCTGCAGAGCTCGCACCAGCTGACTGCGAGGCTCAGGGCACAG ATCGCCATGTACGAGGCAGAGCTGGAACGGGCACACGGGCAGATGCTGGAGGAGATGCAGTCCCTGGAGGAGGACAAGAACCGGGCCATCGAGGAGGCCTTTGCCAGAGCCCAGGTGGAGATGAAGGCTGTGCATGAGAACCTGGCAG GCGTCCGGACCAACCTGCTGACGCTGCAGCCAGCACTACGGACCCTCACCAACGACTACAACGGGCTCAAGCGGCAGGTGCGCGGCTTCCCCCTGTTGCTGCAGGAGGCCCTCCGGGGCGTCAAGGCCGAG ATCGGCCAGGCCATCGAGGAGGTGAACAGCAACAACCAGGAGCTGCTGCGCAAGTACCGCCGGGAGCTGCAGCTGCGCAAGAAGTGCCACAACGAGCTCGTGCGGCTGAAAG GGAATATCCGGGTGATCGCTCGGGTCCGGCCAGTCACCAGAGAGGACAGAGAAGGACCTGAGGCAACTAATGCTGTGACCTTCGATCCCGATGATGATTCCATCATTCACCTGCTACATAAAGGAAAGCCTGTGTCCTTTGAGCTGGACAAGGTCTTCTCCCcgagggcctcacagctggac GTGTTCCAGGAAGTGCAGGCCCTGATCACCTCCTGCATCGATGGTTTCAATGTCTGCATCTTTGCCTATGGCCAGACGGGCGCCGGCAAGACCTACACGATGGAG GGGACCCCTGAGAACCCAGGCATCAACCAGCGGGCCCTGCAGCTGCTCTTCTCCGAGGTGCAGGAGAAGGCATCTGACTGGAAGTACACCATCACAGTCAGTGCAGCTGAGATCTACAATGAGGTCCTCAG GGACCTGCTGGGGCAGGAGCCCCAAGAGAAGCTGGAGATCCGGCTGTGCCCAGATGGCAGTGGGCAGTTGTATGTGCCCGGACTGACTGAGTTCCAGGTGCAGGGCGTGGACGACATCAacaag GTGTTTGAGTTCAGCCACACCAACCGCACGACAGAGTTCACCAACCTGAACGAGCACAGCTCCCGCTCACACGCCCTGCTCATTGTGACAGTGCGCGGTGTGGACTGCAGCACAGGCCTCCGCACCGCGG GTAAGCTGAACCTCGTGGACTTGGCTGGCTCAGAGCGAGTGGGCAAGTCGGGGGCTGAGGGCAGCCGCCTGCGGGAGGCACAGCACATCAACAAGTCCCTGTCAGCCCTGGGAGACGTCATTGCTGCCCTGCGATCCCGTCAGGGCCATGTGCCCTTCCGCAACTCCAAGCTCACCTACCTACTGCAGGATTCGCTCAGTGGGGACAGCAAGACCCTCATGGTGGTGCAG GTGTCCCCCGTGGAGAAGAACACCAGTGAGACGCTCTACTCCCTCAAGTTTGCTGAGAGGGTCCGCTCTGTGGAGCTGGGCCCCGGGTCCCGCAGGGCAGAGCTCGGGTCCTGGTCTAGCCAGGAGCATCTGGAG TGGGAGCCGGTGTGCCAGACACTGCAGCCTGCAGCACGAGCACATTCAGCCCCTGGCTCTGGGACCGCTAGCCGCCCGGGCTCCATCCGGAGGAAGCTGCAGCCCTCGG GCAAGTCGAGGCCGGTGCCTGTATGA
- the KIFC3 gene encoding kinesin-like protein KIFC3 isoform X5: MNIEKTGGRLFGSGRCSSLSGLPGAAPVVHRMVEAMSQLQEEKARLQEELAALRERLALQDSDQPITSTQLQKQVENLKEKLISQAQEASRLRSELGGTDLEKHWDLLMVENERLRQEMRRCEAELQELRTKPAAPCAGCEHSQESAQLRDKLSQLQLEVVENKGMLSELNLEVQQKTDRLAEVELRLKDCLAEKAQEEERLSRRLRDSHETIASLRAQSPPVKYVIKTVEVESSKTKQALSDSQARNQHLQEQVAMQRQVLKEMEQQLQSSHQLTARLRAQIAMYEAELERAHGQMLEEMQSLEEDKNRAIEEAFARAQVEMKAVHENLAGVRTNLLTLQPALRTLTNDYNGLKRQVRGFPLLLQEALRGVKAEIGQAIEEVNSNNQELLRKYRRELQLRKKCHNELVRLKGNIRVIARVRPVTREDREGPEATNAVTFDPDDDSIIHLLHKGKPVSFELDKVFSPRASQLDVFQEVQALITSCIDGFNVCIFAYGQTGAGKTYTMEGTPENPGINQRALQLLFSEVQEKASDWKYTITVSAAEIYNEVLRDLLGQEPQEKLEIRLCPDGSGQLYVPGLTEFQVQGVDDINKVFEFSHTNRTTEFTNLNEHSSRSHALLIVTVRGVDCSTGLRTAGKLNLVDLAGSERVGKSGAEGSRLREAQHINKSLSALGDVIAALRSRQGHVPFRNSKLTYLLQDSLSGDSKTLMVVQVSPVEKNTSETLYSLKFAERVRSVELGPGSRRAELGSWSSQEHLEWEPVCQTLQPAARAHSAPGSGTASRPGSIRRKLQPSGKSRPVPV, from the exons ATGAATATAGAGAAAACAG GTGGGCGGCTCTTTGGCAGCGGGAGGTGCTCGAGCCTGTCGGGGCTGCCAGGTGCGGCCCCTGTGGTGCATAGAATGGTGGAGGCCATGTCCCAGCTGCAGGAGGAGAAAGCCCGGCTACAGGAGGAGCTGGCGGCCCTACGGGAGAGGCTGGCCCTCCAAGACAGTGACCAGCCAATCACATCCACCCAGCTGCAGAAACAG GtggaaaacctgaaggagaagCTCATTAGCCAGGCCCAGGAAGCAAGCCGTCTTCGATCAGAGCTG GGGGGCACCGACTTGGAGAAGCACTGGGACCTGCTGATGGTGGAGAATGAGCGGCTGAGGCAGGAGATGCGGCGCTGCGAGGCTGAGCTGCAGGAGCTGCGCACCAAGCCAGCTGCCCCCTGTGCGGGCTGTGAGCACAGCCAG GAGAGCGCCCAGCTCCGGGACAAGCTGTCACAGCTGCAGCTGGAGGTGGTGGAGAACAAAGGCATGCTGTCAGAGCTGAACCTGGAGGTGCAACAGAAGACCGACCGGCTGGCCGAGGTGGAGCTGCGCCTCAAGGACTGCCTGGCCGAGAAGGCGCAGGAGGAGGAGCGGCTCAGCCGGCGCCTGCGGGACAGCCACGAGACCATCGCCAGCCTGCGGGCCCAGTCGCCGCCCGTGAAG TATGTCATCAAGACCGTGGAGGTGGAGTCGTCTAAGACCAAGCAGGCCCTCAGTGACTCCCAGGCCCGGAACCAGCACCTGCAGGAGCAGGTGGCCATGCAGAGGCAGGTGCTGAAGGAGATGGAGCAACAGCTGCAGAGCTCGCACCAGCTGACTGCGAGGCTCAGGGCACAG ATCGCCATGTACGAGGCAGAGCTGGAACGGGCACACGGGCAGATGCTGGAGGAGATGCAGTCCCTGGAGGAGGACAAGAACCGGGCCATCGAGGAGGCCTTTGCCAGAGCCCAGGTGGAGATGAAGGCTGTGCATGAGAACCTGGCAG GCGTCCGGACCAACCTGCTGACGCTGCAGCCAGCACTACGGACCCTCACCAACGACTACAACGGGCTCAAGCGGCAGGTGCGCGGCTTCCCCCTGTTGCTGCAGGAGGCCCTCCGGGGCGTCAAGGCCGAG ATCGGCCAGGCCATCGAGGAGGTGAACAGCAACAACCAGGAGCTGCTGCGCAAGTACCGCCGGGAGCTGCAGCTGCGCAAGAAGTGCCACAACGAGCTCGTGCGGCTGAAAG GGAATATCCGGGTGATCGCTCGGGTCCGGCCAGTCACCAGAGAGGACAGAGAAGGACCTGAGGCAACTAATGCTGTGACCTTCGATCCCGATGATGATTCCATCATTCACCTGCTACATAAAGGAAAGCCTGTGTCCTTTGAGCTGGACAAGGTCTTCTCCCcgagggcctcacagctggac GTGTTCCAGGAAGTGCAGGCCCTGATCACCTCCTGCATCGATGGTTTCAATGTCTGCATCTTTGCCTATGGCCAGACGGGCGCCGGCAAGACCTACACGATGGAG GGGACCCCTGAGAACCCAGGCATCAACCAGCGGGCCCTGCAGCTGCTCTTCTCCGAGGTGCAGGAGAAGGCATCTGACTGGAAGTACACCATCACAGTCAGTGCAGCTGAGATCTACAATGAGGTCCTCAG GGACCTGCTGGGGCAGGAGCCCCAAGAGAAGCTGGAGATCCGGCTGTGCCCAGATGGCAGTGGGCAGTTGTATGTGCCCGGACTGACTGAGTTCCAGGTGCAGGGCGTGGACGACATCAacaag GTGTTTGAGTTCAGCCACACCAACCGCACGACAGAGTTCACCAACCTGAACGAGCACAGCTCCCGCTCACACGCCCTGCTCATTGTGACAGTGCGCGGTGTGGACTGCAGCACAGGCCTCCGCACCGCGG GTAAGCTGAACCTCGTGGACTTGGCTGGCTCAGAGCGAGTGGGCAAGTCGGGGGCTGAGGGCAGCCGCCTGCGGGAGGCACAGCACATCAACAAGTCCCTGTCAGCCCTGGGAGACGTCATTGCTGCCCTGCGATCCCGTCAGGGCCATGTGCCCTTCCGCAACTCCAAGCTCACCTACCTACTGCAGGATTCGCTCAGTGGGGACAGCAAGACCCTCATGGTGGTGCAG GTGTCCCCCGTGGAGAAGAACACCAGTGAGACGCTCTACTCCCTCAAGTTTGCTGAGAGGGTCCGCTCTGTGGAGCTGGGCCCCGGGTCCCGCAGGGCAGAGCTCGGGTCCTGGTCTAGCCAGGAGCATCTGGAG TGGGAGCCGGTGTGCCAGACACTGCAGCCTGCAGCACGAGCACATTCAGCCCCTGGCTCTGGGACCGCTAGCCGCCCGGGCTCCATCCGGAGGAAGCTGCAGCCCTCGG GCAAGTCGAGGCCGGTGCCTGTATGA
- the KIFC3 gene encoding kinesin-like protein KIFC3 isoform X2, with translation MVPSRRTWNLGATPSLCSLWRVGRAGEPAQGMARPAPASPATRPFPHTGPGRLRTGRGKDIPASGDEDASTRSAARPALAQCRALSVDWAGPGSPHRLYVTVQQALLDKGCKSKSQGTKEEKLLKRQALAPRRDREAQEAGGTMNIEKTGGRLFGSGRCSSLSGLPGAAPVVHRMVEAMSQLQEEKARLQEELAALRERLALQDSDQPITSTQLQKQVENLKEKLISQAQEASRLRSELGGTDLEKHWDLLMVENERLRQEMRRCEAELQELRTKPAAPCAGCEHSQESAQLRDKLSQLQLEVVENKGMLSELNLEVQQKTDRLAEVELRLKDCLAEKAQEEERLSRRLRDSHETIASLRAQSPPVKYVIKTVEVESSKTKQALSDSQARNQHLQEQVAMQRQVLKEMEQQLQSSHQLTARLRAQIAMYEAELERAHGQMLEEMQSLEEDKNRAIEEAFARAQVEMKAVHENLAGVRTNLLTLQPALRTLTNDYNGLKRQVRGFPLLLQEALRGVKAEIGQAIEEVNSNNQELLRKYRRELQLRKKCHNELVRLKGNIRVIARVRPVTREDREGPEATNAVTFDPDDDSIIHLLHKGKPVSFELDKVFSPRASQLDVFQEVQALITSCIDGFNVCIFAYGQTGAGKTYTMEGTPENPGINQRALQLLFSEVQEKASDWKYTITVSAAEIYNEVLRDLLGQEPQEKLEIRLCPDGSGQLYVPGLTEFQVQGVDDINKVFEFSHTNRTTEFTNLNEHSSRSHALLIVTVRGVDCSTGLRTAGKLNLVDLAGSERVGKSGAEGSRLREAQHINKSLSALGDVIAALRSRQGHVPFRNSKLTYLLQDSLSGDSKTLMVVQVSPVEKNTSETLYSLKFAERVRSVELGPGSRRAELGSWSSQEHLEWEPVCQTLQPAARAHSAPGSGTASRPGSIRRKLQPSA, from the exons ATGGTCCCGTCGCGCAGGACGTGGAACCTGGGAGCCACGCCCTCGCTGTGCAGCCTGTGGAGAGTGGGCCGGGCCGGGGAGCCCGCGCAGGGGATGGCTCGCCCCGCCCCAGCCAGCCCTGCCACCCGCCCTTTCCCACACACCGGCCCGGGGAGGTTGAGAACTG GGCGTGGAAAAGACATCCCAGCCAGCGGTGACGAGGACGCCAGCACCCGAAGTGCAGCTCGCCCGGCCCTGGCTCAGTGCCGAGCCCTCAGCGTGGACTGGGCTGGCCCCGGGAGTCCCCACAGGCTCTACGTGACCGTGCAG CAGGCCCTGCTGGACAAGGGGTGCAAGAGCAAGAGTCAGGGGACAAAAGAAGAGAAGCTCCTGAAGAGGCAGGCACTGGCCCCCAGGCGGGACCGGGAGGCCCAGGAAGCTGGTGGCACCATGAATATAGAGAAAACAG GTGGGCGGCTCTTTGGCAGCGGGAGGTGCTCGAGCCTGTCGGGGCTGCCAGGTGCGGCCCCTGTGGTGCATAGAATGGTGGAGGCCATGTCCCAGCTGCAGGAGGAGAAAGCCCGGCTACAGGAGGAGCTGGCGGCCCTACGGGAGAGGCTGGCCCTCCAAGACAGTGACCAGCCAATCACATCCACCCAGCTGCAGAAACAG GtggaaaacctgaaggagaagCTCATTAGCCAGGCCCAGGAAGCAAGCCGTCTTCGATCAGAGCTG GGGGGCACCGACTTGGAGAAGCACTGGGACCTGCTGATGGTGGAGAATGAGCGGCTGAGGCAGGAGATGCGGCGCTGCGAGGCTGAGCTGCAGGAGCTGCGCACCAAGCCAGCTGCCCCCTGTGCGGGCTGTGAGCACAGCCAG GAGAGCGCCCAGCTCCGGGACAAGCTGTCACAGCTGCAGCTGGAGGTGGTGGAGAACAAAGGCATGCTGTCAGAGCTGAACCTGGAGGTGCAACAGAAGACCGACCGGCTGGCCGAGGTGGAGCTGCGCCTCAAGGACTGCCTGGCCGAGAAGGCGCAGGAGGAGGAGCGGCTCAGCCGGCGCCTGCGGGACAGCCACGAGACCATCGCCAGCCTGCGGGCCCAGTCGCCGCCCGTGAAG TATGTCATCAAGACCGTGGAGGTGGAGTCGTCTAAGACCAAGCAGGCCCTCAGTGACTCCCAGGCCCGGAACCAGCACCTGCAGGAGCAGGTGGCCATGCAGAGGCAGGTGCTGAAGGAGATGGAGCAACAGCTGCAGAGCTCGCACCAGCTGACTGCGAGGCTCAGGGCACAG ATCGCCATGTACGAGGCAGAGCTGGAACGGGCACACGGGCAGATGCTGGAGGAGATGCAGTCCCTGGAGGAGGACAAGAACCGGGCCATCGAGGAGGCCTTTGCCAGAGCCCAGGTGGAGATGAAGGCTGTGCATGAGAACCTGGCAG GCGTCCGGACCAACCTGCTGACGCTGCAGCCAGCACTACGGACCCTCACCAACGACTACAACGGGCTCAAGCGGCAGGTGCGCGGCTTCCCCCTGTTGCTGCAGGAGGCCCTCCGGGGCGTCAAGGCCGAG ATCGGCCAGGCCATCGAGGAGGTGAACAGCAACAACCAGGAGCTGCTGCGCAAGTACCGCCGGGAGCTGCAGCTGCGCAAGAAGTGCCACAACGAGCTCGTGCGGCTGAAAG GGAATATCCGGGTGATCGCTCGGGTCCGGCCAGTCACCAGAGAGGACAGAGAAGGACCTGAGGCAACTAATGCTGTGACCTTCGATCCCGATGATGATTCCATCATTCACCTGCTACATAAAGGAAAGCCTGTGTCCTTTGAGCTGGACAAGGTCTTCTCCCcgagggcctcacagctggac GTGTTCCAGGAAGTGCAGGCCCTGATCACCTCCTGCATCGATGGTTTCAATGTCTGCATCTTTGCCTATGGCCAGACGGGCGCCGGCAAGACCTACACGATGGAG GGGACCCCTGAGAACCCAGGCATCAACCAGCGGGCCCTGCAGCTGCTCTTCTCCGAGGTGCAGGAGAAGGCATCTGACTGGAAGTACACCATCACAGTCAGTGCAGCTGAGATCTACAATGAGGTCCTCAG GGACCTGCTGGGGCAGGAGCCCCAAGAGAAGCTGGAGATCCGGCTGTGCCCAGATGGCAGTGGGCAGTTGTATGTGCCCGGACTGACTGAGTTCCAGGTGCAGGGCGTGGACGACATCAacaag GTGTTTGAGTTCAGCCACACCAACCGCACGACAGAGTTCACCAACCTGAACGAGCACAGCTCCCGCTCACACGCCCTGCTCATTGTGACAGTGCGCGGTGTGGACTGCAGCACAGGCCTCCGCACCGCGG GTAAGCTGAACCTCGTGGACTTGGCTGGCTCAGAGCGAGTGGGCAAGTCGGGGGCTGAGGGCAGCCGCCTGCGGGAGGCACAGCACATCAACAAGTCCCTGTCAGCCCTGGGAGACGTCATTGCTGCCCTGCGATCCCGTCAGGGCCATGTGCCCTTCCGCAACTCCAAGCTCACCTACCTACTGCAGGATTCGCTCAGTGGGGACAGCAAGACCCTCATGGTGGTGCAG GTGTCCCCCGTGGAGAAGAACACCAGTGAGACGCTCTACTCCCTCAAGTTTGCTGAGAGGGTCCGCTCTGTGGAGCTGGGCCCCGGGTCCCGCAGGGCAGAGCTCGGGTCCTGGTCTAGCCAGGAGCATCTGGAG TGGGAGCCGGTGTGCCAGACACTGCAGCCTGCAGCACGAGCACATTCAGCCCCTGGCTCTGGGACCGCTAGCCGCCCGGGCTCCATCCGGAGGAAGCTGCAGCCCTCGG CCTGA